The region CCAGGCGCCGCGCGACAAGACCCTGGGCATGATCCAGGTGAACATCACGGCGCTGACCGACCTGATGCACGCCTTCCTGCCCGGCATGGTGGCGCGCGGCCGCGGCCGCATCCTCAATGTCGCCTCGACCGCGGCCTTCCAGCCGGGGCCCAGCATGGCGGTCTATTGCGCCACCAAGGCCTACGTGCTCAGCCTGTCGGAAGGGGTGGGCGAGGAATTGCGCGGCACCGGCGTCAGCGTGACGGCGCTGTGCCCCGGGCCGACCCGGACCAATTTCATGGAGGTCGCCAACGTCGCCGACAATGCCCTGTTCCAGAAGGGCTATGTCCCGGTGATGACCTCGGCCAGCGTCGCCACCATCGGCTACGATGCCATGAAGCGCGGGCAGATGATCGCCATCGCCGGCTTTGCCAACAAGGTCGGCGCCTTCTCCAACCGGCTGATGCCGCGCGTGGTGATCCGGCGCCTGACCAAGCGCCTGCTGGCCTCGGGTCGGCACTAGGGCCAAAAAATGGCACCGCCGCCCCAAGCGACGCTTGCGCGCGGCGGTGGCGGCGTCCCATCATGCTTGATGAGGAAGCAATAAGCGGGAGGGCACCCATGACCGTCGAACTGATCCTGAAGATAAAGGGGAGCGATGTCGTCACCGTCGGCCCCGAGGATTCGATCGAGGCCACGGCCAGTCTGCTCAGCGCCCGCAAGATCGGCGCGGTGGTGGTCAAGGACCGCGAGGGCGGGGTGATCGGCGTGCTGTCGGAACGCGACGTGGTGCGCGGCATCGCCCAGGCCGGTGCTGCCGCCCTGACCAAGCCGGTGAAGGAACTGATGACCGGCAAGGTCGTCTCGTGCCGGCTGCAGGACAGCGTCACCGAAGTCATGGGCCGCATGACCGACCGCCGCATCCGTCACCTGCCGGTGATCGAGGACGGCAAGCTGGTCGGCATGATCTCGATCGGCGACGTGGTCAAACAGCGCATCGACGAAGCCCTGCTCGAGGCCGACGAGCTGAAGCGCTACATCGCCACCGGCTGATGGGCCCGCGGCAGCGGCGCGGGGTAAGGCCAGGGGGTGGCAATCGATCATGGCTCTTGTTGTCGACTGGCGGCGTGATCTTCACGGTGCCGCGCGTCTGGCCTTCACCGGCGTCGACCGGGTGACCGGCATCGTCGAGGCCATGCACGCCAATATCGCCGGCCGGGCCCTGCCCTTGGGGGCCGGTACCGACGGGCGGACCCGGGGCATCACCGGCCTGGTCTACCGCACCATCCAGACGATCAACGGCGGGCTCGGCGCCGGGGTCGACCGCGGCTTTGCCCTGCTGGGCCAGGGCCGGCCGGCCCTGCCCGGCCCGGTCGCGGACCGCCGGCGCGAAGCCTGGCTGGCCGCCCTCAACGGCGTGATCGGCGATCATCTGGACGAGACTGTCAACCCGCTGGCCATTCCCATGACCTTCCGCCGCGGCGGGCAGGCGCTCGACCTCGAGCCCCAGGCCCTGCGGGCGCGCCTGGGCAGGGTCGGGGGCCACCTGCTGGTCCAGGTCCACGGCCTGTGCATGAACGACCTGCAATGGCACCGCAAGGATCACGATCACGGCGACCGCCTGGCTGGAACCTTCAAGGTTGTCCCGGTCAAGCTGCACTACAACACCGGGCGTCACATCTCGCTGAACGGCCGCGATTTCGCGCTGCTGCTGGACAGGCTGGTGGCGGCCTGGCCGGTGCCGGTCGAGCGCATCACCCTGCTGGGCCACAGCATGGGCGGCCTGGTCACCCGCGCCGCCTGCGCCCATGCCCGGCAGGCGGGGCTGTCCTGGCTCGACCGCGTGGGCGAGATCGTCTACCTGGGCACGCCCCATCACGGCGCCCCGCTCGAGCGCGGCGGCCACTGGCTGCAGACGACCGCCGAGATCAGCCCCTATCTCGCCCCCATCGCCCGGTTGGGCCGCTTGCGCTCGGCCGGGGTCACCGACCTGCGTCACGGCAATATCGCCGACGAGGACTGGGCCCAGGGCGACCGTTTCGCCCGTGCCGCCGGCCGGCGCCGGCACCCGCTGCCGCTGGCTTCCGGGATCCGCCACTTCGCCGTCGCGGCCAGCCTGGGACAGGCTGCCGGGGACGCCAAGGACCGCCTGATCGGCGACGGCCTGGTGCCGCTGGACAGTGCCCTGGGCCGTCATCCCGACCCGGCCTGGCGCCTGGATTTCGCGCCCGAGCATAGCTTGACCCTGTTCGAGACCAGCCACTGGGACCTGTTGTCGTCGCCGGCGGTGGCCGACCGGCTGGTGTCCTGGCTCGGGTCATGAAGGTTACCCTCGACCTCGACGTGCTGGTCGTCGAGGGCAAGCTGACGCCGGAGGAAGCCGAACGCCTGGCCACCCTGGGCCGGCGCTCGACCGGCATGCTGGCCTTCAACCTGCTGGTCGGCTTCGGGGTCCTGGCGGTGGCGGCGGGGGTGCTGGCCCTGGTGCCGGCCGCCGCCACGGCAATCGCCATCGGCCTGGTCGTGGCGGCGGTGGGCCTGATCGTCGACCGCACCGCCGCCGACGACTGGGGCCTGCTGGCCCAGATCTGCATCATCGTCGGCGCCCTGATCGCGGCCGGCGGTGCGCTGACCGAGGGCGCGTTCGGCGCCCCGGCCTTCCTGGCGGTGGCGCTGGTCTACGGCATCACGGCGGTATTGGCGGGCAGCAACCTGCTGGCCGCCCTGGCGATCCTGGCGGTGTCGGGGGCCGTGGGGGCGCAGGCCGGCTATCTGGGCGCGGCCACCTACGGCGTGATGATCCCCGATTCGAGCCTGGCCATCGTGGTCATGCTGGTCCTGGGCGGGGCTTTGCTGGGCCTCTCCCGGCTCGTCGCGGCGTCGGCGGCGGTGCTTGCCCGGGTCGGCGCGGCAACGGCCATGATCGTGGCCAACTTCGGCTTCTGGGTCGGCTCGCTGTGGGGTGATGAAATCGATCTGGGCGGGGCCCAACCCTATGCCGTGCCCGAAATGGCCTTCATCATCGCCTGGGCCGTGGTCCTGCTGGTGGTGGCGATCCTGGCGGCGCGGGCCGGGGCCCGCTGGACCCTGAACTGCGCCGCGATCTTCGGCGCCATCCACCTCTATACCCAATGGTTCGAACGCCTCGATGCGACCCCTGAAATGGTCCTGGCCGCCGGGCTGGTGGCCCTGGGGCTGGCGCTGGGCCTGGCCTGGGTCAACCGCCGCCTGGTCGGCTGAGGCAGGGTGCTCAGGGCAGGGTGCTCAGGGCCTCGTCCAGGTCGGGCCAGGCGCGCTCGACCGCGGCGATCCCCAAGGCGATCATCTCGTCGGCCCGGTCGAAATCCAGGAAGCCGAAATTGTTCAGGCGCGGGGCGATGGTCACGTCCGGCGGCTCGCCCGCCAGGCGGCTGCGGGTCAGGCGGTCCTGCACGATGTCGAAGGAGGCGGCCACCACCGACAGCATGCCAGGGGTCTCGCGCCGGGGCGCGGCCTTGGCCTTGGCCCGCGGCGCGCGGGTCAGGCTGCGCGGCAGCCAGCGGC is a window of Oleomonas cavernae DNA encoding:
- a CDS encoding SDR family NAD(P)-dependent oxidoreductase, with the protein product MLVNNAGFGDGNDFHQAPRDKTLGMIQVNITALTDLMHAFLPGMVARGRGRILNVASTAAFQPGPSMAVYCATKAYVLSLSEGVGEELRGTGVSVTALCPGPTRTNFMEVANVADNALFQKGYVPVMTSASVATIGYDAMKRGQMIAIAGFANKVGAFSNRLMPRVVIRRLTKRLLASGRH
- a CDS encoding CBS domain-containing protein — protein: MTVELILKIKGSDVVTVGPEDSIEATASLLSARKIGAVVVKDREGGVIGVLSERDVVRGIAQAGAAALTKPVKELMTGKVVSCRLQDSVTEVMGRMTDRRIRHLPVIEDGKLVGMISIGDVVKQRIDEALLEADELKRYIATG
- a CDS encoding lipase family alpha/beta hydrolase, producing the protein MALVVDWRRDLHGAARLAFTGVDRVTGIVEAMHANIAGRALPLGAGTDGRTRGITGLVYRTIQTINGGLGAGVDRGFALLGQGRPALPGPVADRRREAWLAALNGVIGDHLDETVNPLAIPMTFRRGGQALDLEPQALRARLGRVGGHLLVQVHGLCMNDLQWHRKDHDHGDRLAGTFKVVPVKLHYNTGRHISLNGRDFALLLDRLVAAWPVPVERITLLGHSMGGLVTRAACAHARQAGLSWLDRVGEIVYLGTPHHGAPLERGGHWLQTTAEISPYLAPIARLGRLRSAGVTDLRHGNIADEDWAQGDRFARAAGRRRHPLPLASGIRHFAVAASLGQAAGDAKDRLIGDGLVPLDSALGRHPDPAWRLDFAPEHSLTLFETSHWDLLSSPAVADRLVSWLGS